A DNA window from Chryseobacterium sp. MEBOG06 contains the following coding sequences:
- a CDS encoding lamin tail domain-containing protein, which yields MKKQLFGGIFLLLPLLSSAQLIITEVYRDTPYSEYIDINYGPYQNPSPDLFEKLRKRHRGEFIEIFNASDTDLNLKDWKLRDNEGSFDLPDKIIKSGQFMVVVANNNSGGDYFPTFFSTTQGKEDQIIYQNVIKLSNTDESIALIAKTVAGHNISQEYVASGVSFQQEGNNMGISAGFDAVANPSIFYEVKDWQYDFNTPQFPNPLVATIKPPIKPLEDYVGNILAQNYDILTWDSNAGDLIDNKCNIDIPYISQSFNVGPTSGSKKFNFDEAGNSSALNTGVLKTISELSDQSAENKNTGDHLEQIKMAIQLSPNPTSDIVNVSITGIAQGKVTSVQVFSGTGALLFTKNNLQDSSNFNFSFSLGNQITGVYVANFTLNTGQLVGKNILKR from the coding sequence ATGAAAAAACAATTATTTGGAGGGATATTTCTATTATTACCTCTTTTATCATCTGCTCAGCTAATCATCACTGAGGTCTACAGAGATACGCCTTATTCGGAATACATAGATATCAACTATGGTCCATATCAAAATCCTAGCCCTGATTTGTTTGAAAAGCTAAGAAAAAGACATCGTGGGGAATTCATTGAAATTTTTAATGCCAGCGACACCGATTTAAATCTTAAAGACTGGAAGTTAAGGGATAATGAAGGAAGTTTTGATCTGCCGGACAAAATAATAAAGTCCGGACAATTTATGGTTGTGGTTGCAAACAATAATTCCGGAGGGGACTATTTTCCAACTTTTTTTTCAACGACACAAGGTAAGGAGGACCAAATTATCTATCAGAATGTCATTAAGTTAAGTAATACAGACGAAAGTATTGCTCTGATAGCCAAAACAGTTGCTGGTCACAATATAAGCCAGGAATATGTTGCTTCCGGAGTTTCTTTCCAACAGGAAGGCAACAATATGGGGATTTCTGCAGGATTTGATGCTGTCGCCAACCCAAGTATATTTTATGAGGTAAAAGACTGGCAGTATGATTTTAATACACCTCAATTCCCTAACCCATTGGTAGCTACTATTAAACCTCCCATTAAACCGCTGGAGGACTATGTAGGAAATATTTTAGCTCAGAATTATGATATTCTCACATGGGATTCAAACGCCGGAGATCTGATAGATAATAAATGTAATATTGATATTCCTTATATTTCTCAATCTTTTAATGTGGGGCCAACTTCAGGAAGTAAAAAGTTCAATTTTGATGAAGCCGGTAACAGCTCAGCTTTAAACACGGGTGTCTTAAAGACCATTTCAGAATTATCTGACCAATCTGCAGAAAATAAAAATACGGGAGATCATCTGGAACAAATCAAAATGGCAATCCAGCTGTCTCCAAACCCTACTTCAGATATTGTGAACGTAAGTATTACAGGTATTGCCCAAGGAAAAGTAACTTCTGTTCAGGTATTCAGTGGTACAGGAGCTCTTCTTTTTACCAAAAATAATTTACAGGATTCTTCAAATTTTAACTTCAGTTTCAGCTTAGGAAACCAGATAACGGGAGTATATGTAGCCAACTTTACATTGAACACCGGACAACTTGTAGGTAAAAACATTTTGAAACGCTAA
- a CDS encoding universal stress protein, translated as MKVIIVCTDFSREAENAIHYAASLAKENKYSILLFNLQTISIHALNAQASADFFYSQTIKNQKKMEDKVTEINTVYAIKAEYYLASGNFIEELEKCIGTHDCSFIVMGMADKTLEQRLLGNTVTKAVHQIKKPVLIVPSHIEYTGISKILFAYETHKSMTWSAMNDLYYFVKEFNSDIEIFNVSENLEDFAEVIHDTDLNSVYDMNDIKYSFKMVKAIEIIKAIEEEIRLTNPDLLTMVPFQYNLLESIFHRSKTSIMTYKNKIPLLSIPLNTD; from the coding sequence ATGAAAGTAATAATTGTCTGCACAGATTTTTCCCGGGAAGCTGAAAATGCCATTCATTATGCAGCGTCTCTGGCTAAGGAAAATAAATATAGTATCCTTCTTTTCAACCTACAAACGATTTCTATTCATGCTCTGAATGCTCAGGCGTCTGCAGATTTTTTCTACTCTCAGACGATTAAAAATCAAAAGAAAATGGAAGATAAAGTGACCGAGATCAATACCGTATATGCTATTAAAGCAGAATATTACCTGGCTTCCGGTAATTTTATAGAAGAACTGGAAAAATGTATTGGTACCCACGACTGTAGTTTTATAGTGATGGGAATGGCAGATAAAACTCTTGAACAAAGACTTTTAGGAAATACTGTTACGAAGGCTGTTCATCAAATCAAAAAACCTGTCTTAATTGTTCCTTCCCATATAGAATACACTGGAATAAGCAAAATCCTTTTTGCTTATGAAACCCACAAAAGCATGACCTGGTCAGCCATGAATGATCTCTATTATTTCGTAAAGGAGTTTAATTCTGATATTGAGATCTTCAATGTAAGTGAGAATCTGGAAGACTTTGCAGAGGTAATTCATGATACTGATCTCAACTCCGTATATGATATGAATGATATTAAATACAGTTTTAAAATGGTTAAAGCCATAGAGATAATCAAAGCTATTGAAGAGGAAATCAGGTTAACCAATCCGGATCTCCTGACAATGGTTCCTTTTCAGTACAATCTTCTGGAGTCTATTTTTCACAGAAGTAAAACCTCTATTATGACTTATAAAAATAAAATTCCTTTATTGTCAATTCCCCTAAACACAGATTAA
- a CDS encoding sensor histidine kinase: protein MKRRLVIWTVAIITFCVFSYLINPFDPHWEGYFESPWQTIVEDLLWVFFFSVIISEVSISIDGILNRLLPWRNRTIKRLLIQGSLQIIGSILMVIVINFIIESTSESLPEMDSRKEYTLLGQWVATNIIISLIISAFNTVDYLLANWKKTAVEAAQHKLRASKHKQAAMAAELQALKLQIDPHFIFNNLSVLSELILEDQQLGYEYSEKFARVYRYLLVNSKKDIIALEEELKFLDSYIFLIEKRIGEGVIFTIDIEEEYKPMYTLPLSLQLLVENAIKHNQTSKANPLKIKVYTLPTKELVVSNSVLPLINKPDSSGVGLTNIITRYEILGYTKPIIEQTENQFIVKLPLI, encoded by the coding sequence ATGAAGAGAAGACTGGTGATCTGGACGGTGGCCATCATCACTTTCTGTGTTTTTTCCTATCTGATCAATCCGTTTGATCCCCATTGGGAAGGCTATTTTGAGTCGCCCTGGCAAACCATTGTAGAAGATTTATTGTGGGTGTTTTTCTTCTCAGTTATCATTTCCGAGGTCAGTATTTCTATTGATGGAATCCTCAACAGGCTGCTTCCCTGGAGAAACAGAACCATAAAAAGGCTATTGATCCAGGGAAGTCTTCAGATCATTGGGAGTATCCTTATGGTAATTGTTATTAATTTCATTATCGAAAGTACATCTGAAAGCCTGCCGGAGATGGATTCCCGGAAAGAATATACTTTATTGGGACAGTGGGTGGCAACTAATATTATTATATCTCTTATTATCAGTGCTTTTAATACCGTAGATTACCTTTTGGCTAACTGGAAAAAAACAGCAGTAGAAGCGGCTCAGCATAAACTGAGAGCGTCAAAACACAAACAGGCAGCAATGGCAGCAGAACTTCAGGCTCTTAAATTACAGATAGATCCCCATTTTATTTTTAACAACCTCAGTGTTTTATCTGAGCTTATCCTGGAGGACCAGCAGCTAGGATATGAATACTCAGAAAAATTTGCCAGAGTGTATCGCTATCTTCTCGTTAATTCCAAAAAAGACATCATCGCTTTAGAGGAAGAGCTCAAATTTTTAGATTCTTATATTTTTTTAATCGAAAAAAGAATAGGAGAGGGAGTTATCTTTACCATTGACATTGAAGAAGAATACAAACCAATGTATACCCTTCCCTTATCACTGCAGCTACTGGTGGAAAATGCCATTAAACACAATCAGACCTCAAAAGCAAATCCATTAAAAATAAAAGTATACACACTTCCCACTAAAGAACTGGTTGTTTCCAACAGCGTTTTACCACTGATTAATAAACCTGATTCCTCAGGAGTAGGGCTCACCAATATTATTACACGTTATGAGATCCTCGGATACACAAAACCCATCATAGAACAAACTGAAAATCAATTTATCGTAAAACTTCCCCTGATATGA
- a CDS encoding LytR/AlgR family response regulator transcription factor translates to MKLNKILIIEDEKPNADRLKRLLLKLRPNAEIVAVEDSITSSVNWLENNPAPDMIMMDVRLADGLSFEIFNKFEVRSPVIFTTAYDEYAVQAFKYNSIDYLLKPVEEEELDIALRRYETFIETVPFVGTAIEGLLNYIQPKDYRKRFLIAHRDGYKTVLAEDILYFYTELGMSKAMLATGIVENVPQTLEELEKQLDPKSFFRANRQFIIHIDSVKQISNHFNGKLKLELRKQPEMEVIVSREKASTFKSWMDY, encoded by the coding sequence ATGAAGCTTAATAAAATTTTAATCATCGAAGACGAAAAGCCCAATGCAGACAGGCTGAAAAGACTTTTGCTAAAACTGAGACCCAACGCAGAAATTGTAGCTGTAGAAGACTCCATTACCTCATCCGTTAATTGGCTTGAAAATAATCCGGCACCTGATATGATCATGATGGATGTACGTTTGGCAGATGGCTTAAGCTTCGAAATTTTTAATAAGTTTGAGGTAAGAAGTCCTGTGATTTTCACAACCGCATATGATGAATATGCAGTTCAGGCATTTAAATACAACAGCATAGATTATCTCCTGAAACCCGTGGAAGAAGAAGAGCTTGATATTGCCCTCAGACGCTACGAAACCTTTATAGAAACAGTGCCATTCGTAGGAACAGCGATTGAAGGACTTCTGAATTATATCCAGCCTAAAGATTACAGAAAGCGATTTCTTATTGCCCATCGGGATGGTTATAAAACCGTTCTGGCTGAAGACATTTTATACTTCTATACAGAACTTGGAATGAGCAAAGCAATGCTGGCCACCGGAATTGTTGAAAATGTTCCGCAAACTCTTGAAGAACTTGAAAAACAGTTAGATCCTAAATCTTTTTTTAGGGCGAACAGGCAGTTTATCATTCATATTGACTCTGTAAAACAGATTTCTAACCATTTTAACGGAAAACTTAAACTGGAACTTCGTAAACAGCCTGAAATGGAGGTTATTGTAAGTCGTGAAAAAGCTTCCACATTCAAATCCTGGATGGATTATTAA
- a CDS encoding efflux RND transporter periplasmic adaptor subunit: MNYRKGYWVLSLTAAAILYSCGSGNGQENAQQMQALPTDFIQMKSGDADVATGYPGSIEGQDNVNIKAQVTGYLEAVYIKEGQYVNKGQTLFRINPSVYNEQVNTNEAGLKAAQAAQETARLEVEKLKPLVEGKVVSDMQLKTAQASYKSASAQVAQAQSSLGSSKINANFTYIKAPVSGYIGRIPNRIGNLISPTDTSPLTILSSINTVNVYFSMNEADFIAHRRAAVSGNNAENVELILADGSTYSLNGKLENASGNFDRSTGSIQMKAVFQNPDKLLRAGGTARVMIHNALNGVIKLPKTSVKDIQDKFFVYKLEGKDKVKMAQIKISGSTSEDYFVKEGVNAGDKIAVNRIDALTDGALVVAKVVPSK, encoded by the coding sequence ATGAACTACAGAAAGGGATATTGGGTTCTTTCACTCACCGCAGCAGCAATACTTTATTCTTGCGGTTCCGGAAACGGCCAGGAAAATGCCCAGCAGATGCAGGCACTTCCTACAGACTTCATCCAGATGAAATCAGGAGACGCAGATGTAGCTACGGGTTATCCGGGAAGTATTGAAGGCCAGGATAATGTGAATATCAAAGCTCAGGTAACAGGATATCTGGAAGCAGTATATATTAAAGAAGGACAATATGTTAATAAAGGACAGACGCTATTCAGAATTAATCCTTCAGTATACAATGAACAGGTGAATACCAATGAAGCAGGACTGAAAGCTGCTCAGGCCGCTCAGGAAACAGCGAGACTGGAAGTTGAAAAACTTAAACCTCTTGTAGAAGGAAAAGTAGTGTCTGATATGCAGCTGAAAACAGCACAGGCTAGTTATAAATCGGCTTCTGCACAGGTTGCACAGGCACAATCTTCATTAGGTTCCTCAAAGATTAATGCTAACTTTACCTATATCAAAGCACCTGTAAGCGGATATATCGGGAGAATTCCCAATAGAATCGGAAACCTCATCAGCCCTACTGATACTTCTCCGTTGACGATCCTCTCAAGCATAAACACGGTGAATGTTTATTTCTCCATGAATGAAGCCGACTTTATTGCACATAGAAGAGCAGCCGTGTCAGGAAATAATGCAGAAAATGTAGAATTGATCCTGGCAGACGGTTCCACGTATTCTTTAAATGGAAAACTTGAAAATGCCAGTGGAAACTTTGACAGAAGTACAGGAAGTATTCAGATGAAAGCGGTTTTCCAGAATCCGGATAAACTGTTGAGAGCAGGAGGAACGGCCAGAGTAATGATTCATAATGCTTTGAACGGAGTGATCAAACTTCCGAAGACTTCCGTGAAAGATATTCAGGATAAATTTTTTGTATATAAGCTGGAAGGAAAGGATAAGGTGAAGATGGCTCAGATTAAAATCTCAGGAAGTACATCCGAAGATTACTTTGTAAAAGAAGGCGTGAATGCCGGAGATAAGATTGCGGTCAATAGAATTGATGCACTTACAGACGGAGCTCTGGTTGTGGCCAAAGTGGTGCCTTCAAAATAG
- a CDS encoding efflux RND transporter permease subunit: MLKKIIDRPVLATVISLIIVILGIIGLNQLAVTRFPDISPPTITVSGSYPGGNSETVIRSVVTPLEEQINGVEDMSYMKSTASNDGTFTISVIFKQGVNADQAAVNVQNRVQQATPILPQEVVRMGLTTSKQQNSMVLIFNIYTEDNKQYDETFLQNYANINLIPQIKRVKGVGQAQIFGVKDYSMRIWLNPQKMSSYGLEPSDVSNAIADHSLESAPGKLGEESNAALEYVIRYKGKKNKPEQYENIVVKNDGTNVIRLKDVARVEFGSINNSGDNLSNGKNAVTVAIMQTTGSNANEIEIGVNKAIDQLSKSFPPGIKYTKVMSTKERLDEATGQVKSTLIEAFILVFIVVFIFLQDFRSTIIPAIAVPVAIIGTFFFLLVLGFTINVLTLFALVLAIGIVVDDAIVVVEAVHSNMEGTDLSGREATHKAMSEITGAVISITLVMSAVFIPIGFMSGSAGLFYKQFAYTLAIAIIISAVNALTLTPALCAVFLKNHHAEEGGKPKGFGKRFSVAFNAGFNNMTERYAKGVRFLIGRKWIAAGLVVGIIGLSAWLMSSTTKSFVPMEDDGFFIYSLSMPPGTGLTKTTEVSNKINEILKTVDAVQENTSITGFNLLSNSAGPAYAMGFVKLKPKKERGAVQNIDEIMEIVNGKLSVIKEGSVMSFRMPPVEGYGVTNDAEIVLQDRMGRDPQVLKAKADDVIGQLMKVPEVAYAYTMFRADYPQLELEVNEDKAKQLGVSISSLLGSIQTYFSGDQSQNFSRFGKFYRVNIKADGVFRMDEQAFNDIFVKNDKGEMVPASTLITLKKVYGPESVQRYNLYNSLNINVVPKPGISNGALMDKIEPVFNKLPSDYSYEWTGLSLEEKSAGSQTIVILGLCLLFVYLLLAAQYESYILPLAVMLSIPTGIVGAFLGIKAIGLDNNIYVQVGLIMLIGLLAKNAILIVEFAVQRRKSGLSILDSALEGAKARLRPIIMTSLAFIVGMIPLMISTGGMASGNKSISVSAAIGMLSGVVLGVFVIPVLYMFFQYLDEKFSSKKKYPVIQNQLTNENI, from the coding sequence ATGTTAAAAAAGATAATAGACCGCCCGGTACTGGCAACGGTAATATCCCTTATCATTGTCATTTTGGGAATTATAGGATTAAACCAGCTGGCGGTAACAAGATTTCCCGACATTTCTCCACCTACGATAACCGTTTCAGGGTCTTATCCGGGAGGAAACAGTGAGACAGTGATCCGTTCTGTAGTAACGCCCTTAGAAGAGCAGATCAATGGGGTGGAAGACATGAGCTATATGAAATCCACAGCGAGTAATGATGGGACATTTACTATCTCTGTGATATTCAAACAGGGAGTGAATGCTGACCAGGCTGCAGTAAACGTACAAAACCGTGTACAGCAGGCTACTCCTATTCTTCCTCAGGAAGTGGTAAGGATGGGGCTCACAACCTCCAAGCAGCAGAACAGTATGGTGCTGATTTTCAATATTTATACCGAAGATAATAAACAGTATGATGAAACCTTTCTGCAGAACTATGCCAACATCAACCTTATTCCGCAAATCAAAAGGGTAAAAGGAGTAGGGCAGGCACAGATTTTCGGGGTGAAAGATTACTCAATGAGAATCTGGCTGAATCCGCAGAAGATGTCTTCCTATGGACTTGAGCCATCAGATGTTTCCAATGCCATTGCAGACCACAGTTTAGAATCCGCACCAGGAAAATTAGGAGAGGAATCTAATGCAGCGCTGGAGTATGTAATAAGATATAAAGGAAAAAAGAATAAACCGGAACAATATGAAAATATAGTTGTTAAAAATGACGGAACCAATGTGATAAGACTTAAAGATGTGGCCCGTGTAGAATTCGGATCCATCAATAACAGTGGAGATAACCTTTCCAATGGTAAGAATGCGGTTACGGTGGCCATTATGCAGACTACAGGCTCCAATGCCAACGAAATTGAAATAGGAGTCAATAAAGCCATTGATCAGTTGTCGAAATCCTTCCCTCCCGGTATTAAATATACCAAAGTGATGAGTACCAAAGAAAGACTGGATGAAGCTACAGGACAGGTGAAATCTACCCTGATAGAAGCCTTTATCCTTGTATTTATTGTAGTATTTATCTTTTTGCAGGATTTCAGGTCTACTATCATTCCGGCAATTGCAGTTCCGGTAGCGATTATTGGAACCTTCTTCTTCCTGCTGGTGCTTGGATTTACTATTAATGTACTAACCCTTTTTGCCCTGGTATTGGCAATCGGTATTGTTGTCGATGATGCCATTGTGGTTGTAGAGGCTGTGCATAGCAACATGGAAGGGACAGATCTTTCCGGAAGAGAGGCTACCCATAAAGCGATGAGCGAAATCACAGGAGCCGTTATATCCATTACTCTGGTAATGTCTGCCGTATTTATTCCTATCGGATTTATGTCAGGTTCCGCAGGCCTTTTCTACAAGCAGTTTGCCTATACATTGGCTATTGCAATTATTATTTCTGCGGTGAACGCTCTTACTTTAACACCAGCTTTGTGTGCTGTATTTTTGAAAAATCACCATGCAGAAGAAGGAGGAAAACCTAAAGGATTCGGAAAACGATTCTCTGTTGCTTTCAATGCGGGTTTCAATAATATGACCGAGCGTTATGCGAAAGGAGTAAGATTTTTAATTGGACGAAAATGGATCGCCGCAGGGTTAGTCGTAGGAATTATAGGGCTTTCAGCATGGTTAATGTCAAGCACCACCAAAAGTTTTGTTCCTATGGAAGATGATGGATTCTTCATCTACTCATTAAGTATGCCACCTGGAACAGGATTAACAAAAACAACTGAGGTGTCTAACAAGATCAATGAGATTTTAAAAACGGTAGACGCTGTTCAGGAAAATACATCCATTACAGGATTCAACCTGTTGAGTAATAGTGCAGGGCCTGCATATGCGATGGGGTTTGTAAAATTGAAACCTAAAAAAGAAAGAGGAGCCGTTCAGAATATTGATGAAATCATGGAGATTGTGAATGGAAAACTCTCCGTGATCAAAGAAGGAAGTGTAATGAGCTTCAGAATGCCTCCGGTAGAAGGATATGGAGTGACCAATGATGCAGAAATAGTGCTTCAGGACCGTATGGGTAGAGATCCTCAGGTTCTTAAAGCGAAGGCTGATGATGTAATCGGACAGCTGATGAAAGTTCCGGAAGTAGCCTATGCTTATACCATGTTTAGAGCAGATTATCCTCAGCTTGAGCTGGAAGTGAATGAAGATAAAGCAAAGCAGTTGGGAGTTAGCATTTCCAGTCTTTTAGGATCTATACAGACTTATTTTTCCGGTGATCAGTCTCAGAATTTCTCAAGATTTGGAAAATTCTATAGAGTCAATATAAAAGCCGACGGTGTTTTCAGAATGGATGAACAGGCATTCAACGATATTTTTGTGAAGAATGATAAAGGAGAAATGGTTCCTGCCAGTACGCTGATTACATTGAAAAAAGTATACGGACCAGAATCTGTACAACGATATAATCTTTATAATTCATTAAACATCAATGTAGTACCTAAACCGGGAATAAGTAACGGAGCCTTAATGGATAAAATTGAGCCTGTCTTCAATAAACTTCCTTCTGATTACAGCTATGAATGGACAGGATTAAGCTTAGAGGAAAAATCAGCAGGAAGCCAGACCATTGTGATCCTTGGATTATGTCTGCTTTTTGTTTATCTGCTTCTTGCCGCACAGTATGAAAGCTATATCCTTCCTTTGGCGGTGATGCTGTCCATTCCGACAGGAATAGTAGGAGCATTTTTAGGAATTAAAGCGATTGGACTAGATAATAACATCTATGTACAGGTAGGATTGATCATGCTTATTGGTCTATTGGCCAAAAATGCAATTCTTATTGTGGAGTTTGCCGTACAACGTAGAAAATCAGGACTTTCTATTCTGGATTCAGCGCTGGAGGGGGCCAAAGCAAGATTACGTCCCATTATCATGACCTCTCTTGCCTTCATTGTAGGAATGATTCCGCTGATGATTTCTACAGGTGGAATGGCCTCAGGGAACAAATCAATCAGTGTAAGTGCTGCGATAGGAATGTTGAGCGGAGTTGTTTTAGGAGTATTTGTAATCCCCGTGCTGTATATGTTCTTCCAGTATCTGGATGAGAAATTTTCATCCAAAAAGAAGTATCCTGTCATACAAAATCAATTGACCAATGAGAATATTTAA
- a CDS encoding efflux transporter outer membrane subunit yields the protein MRIFNINNFLISGAMASVLVSCTVGKPYTRTELQVPETYREPVQVTGDTIVLPWKTFFKDPKLIGLIDKALARNSEVNVALKNIEQLDLAYRQAKLSLMPTLDFSAGATRSWASTNTLNGSLNEQFVGTKYIDDFSGALRLSWEVDIWGKAKMQKESAAAEYFAQKENLNAIKSRIIVQVAQAYYNLISLDEQLKIAEQNIDLSDNTLKMMNLQFKAGQINSLAVQQSEAQKKTAELLIPLAKQNISIQENALSILCGEYPDKVKREGNLKTMIPENKLSEGLPAQLLSRRPDLKVAEFNVISLNSKTGLAKAAMYPSISLSPQIGVNSNKFSSWFDIPGSITKAVAANLAAPIFQKKQLKTAYETALIEQEKAAVNFKQSVMTAVGEVSDAMAKSKGSIERLQLLEQRTTILDKGINDALKLYKSGMATYLEVITAQNNKLQNDLEAVNVTLERLNAEVDLYRALGGGVE from the coding sequence ATGAGAATATTTAATATAAATAATTTCCTTATTTCAGGCGCAATGGCATCAGTTCTGGTGTCTTGCACCGTGGGGAAACCTTATACGAGAACCGAGCTTCAGGTTCCCGAAACCTATAGAGAACCGGTACAGGTTACAGGAGACACTATAGTACTTCCATGGAAGACCTTTTTCAAAGATCCTAAATTGATAGGATTAATAGATAAAGCACTTGCCAGAAATAGTGAAGTGAATGTTGCCCTGAAAAATATAGAACAGCTGGATCTGGCCTACAGACAAGCTAAGCTTTCCCTAATGCCCACTCTGGATTTCAGTGCCGGTGCGACCAGAAGCTGGGCTTCTACCAATACGTTGAACGGTTCTCTTAATGAGCAGTTTGTAGGCACTAAATATATTGATGATTTTAGCGGAGCCCTAAGACTTTCCTGGGAGGTAGACATCTGGGGGAAAGCTAAAATGCAGAAAGAATCTGCGGCAGCGGAATATTTTGCTCAAAAAGAAAATTTGAATGCTATAAAAAGCAGAATCATTGTTCAGGTAGCTCAGGCGTACTATAATTTAATAAGTCTGGATGAACAGTTAAAAATAGCTGAGCAAAATATTGATCTGAGTGATAATACCCTTAAGATGATGAATCTTCAGTTTAAAGCAGGGCAGATCAACTCATTGGCAGTGCAGCAATCCGAGGCACAGAAGAAAACTGCCGAATTGCTGATCCCATTGGCAAAACAGAATATTTCCATTCAGGAGAATGCATTGAGTATTCTTTGTGGGGAATATCCAGATAAAGTAAAAAGAGAAGGAAACCTGAAAACGATGATTCCTGAAAACAAACTTTCTGAAGGACTTCCTGCGCAGCTGCTGAGCCGCAGACCTGATTTGAAAGTTGCAGAATTCAACGTCATCAGCCTTAATTCAAAAACAGGATTGGCAAAAGCGGCGATGTATCCAAGTATTAGCCTGAGCCCGCAGATTGGAGTAAACTCTAATAAATTCAGCTCATGGTTTGACATTCCGGGATCCATTACCAAAGCAGTTGCCGCCAATCTGGCTGCTCCTATTTTTCAGAAAAAGCAGTTGAAGACAGCTTATGAAACAGCATTGATTGAGCAGGAAAAAGCGGCTGTCAACTTTAAGCAATCAGTGATGACAGCTGTAGGAGAAGTATCCGATGCAATGGCAAAATCTAAAGGTTCTATCGAAAGACTACAGCTTTTGGAACAGAGAACAACCATTTTAGATAAAGGAATCAATGATGCTCTTAAGCTTTATAAGAGCGGTATGGCAACCTATCTGGAAGTGATAACAGCCCAAAACAATAAGCTTCAGAATGATCTGGAAGCAGTAAATGTTACCCTTGAAAGATTGAATGCTGAGGTTGACCTCTATCGCGCGCTTGGCGGTGGAGTTGAATAA
- a CDS encoding DUF4840 domain-containing protein: MKNFTVPQFFIAVLLIFTGFTLYSCNDDGPDIPPVRLEEMLGNYKGKLIIVQGTTKTESVKDFKVKKDTISFAEFPINEIVKTVVKDPVKTEAAIKAIGKVKYNLTYTASVNKGNNAVELVFSPKTLEFQIPVDGVNKKTVVTLEAKEKGFYVGMDRSLRFAFTAQKITVDGTLLAPYEIINYNFPFCIKN, translated from the coding sequence ATGAAAAACTTTACAGTACCCCAATTTTTTATAGCCGTACTACTGATATTTACAGGATTCACTTTATACTCTTGCAATGATGACGGGCCAGATATTCCGCCGGTAAGGCTGGAAGAGATGCTTGGCAATTACAAAGGAAAGCTTATTATCGTACAGGGAACCACCAAAACAGAGAGTGTTAAAGATTTTAAAGTAAAAAAAGATACCATAAGTTTTGCAGAATTTCCAATCAATGAAATTGTAAAAACGGTAGTGAAAGATCCGGTAAAAACAGAAGCTGCTATAAAAGCAATAGGAAAAGTGAAATATAACCTTACCTACACCGCTTCAGTAAACAAAGGCAATAATGCTGTAGAATTGGTTTTTTCCCCTAAAACACTCGAGTTTCAGATTCCTGTGGACGGAGTGAATAAAAAAACGGTGGTCACATTGGAAGCTAAGGAGAAAGGATTTTATGTAGGAATGGACCGTTCGCTGAGGTTTGCTTTTACGGCACAGAAAATAACGGTAGATGGAACGTTACTAGCACCTTATGAAATTATTAATTATAATTTTCCATTCTGCATAAAAAATTAA
- a CDS encoding RNA polymerase sigma factor, which yields MEETKEQILVKHLLNKEEAAWKELFGAYSGNLTYVCSRYVTEREDVHDVLQNSFIKMFRSIESFEYRGNGSLKAWITRIVVNEALKHIQQKGDFKSAVEVEDIPDIPNEEEPDFEEIPKDEIMKMIRLLPDGYRTVFNLYVFEKKSHKEIAGILGIAENSSASQFHRAKGLLVLKIKEFKMSKKAQYE from the coding sequence ATGGAAGAAACTAAAGAACAGATTTTGGTAAAGCACCTTCTGAACAAGGAAGAGGCTGCCTGGAAAGAGCTTTTTGGAGCTTATTCCGGAAATCTGACTTATGTCTGTTCCCGTTACGTCACTGAAAGAGAGGATGTTCATGATGTACTTCAAAACAGCTTTATCAAGATGTTCCGCTCTATAGAGTCTTTTGAGTACAGGGGGAATGGTTCATTAAAGGCCTGGATCACCCGTATTGTTGTAAATGAAGCTTTGAAACATATCCAGCAGAAAGGTGACTTTAAATCAGCAGTTGAAGTAGAAGATATTCCTGATATCCCCAATGAAGAAGAGCCGGATTTTGAAGAGATTCCCAAGGATGAAATTATGAAAATGATCAGGTTACTGCCGGATGGGTATAGAACTGTTTTTAATCTGTATGTATTTGAGAAAAAGAGCCATAAAGAAATTGCCGGAATCCTTGGTATTGCAGAAAACTCTTCCGCTTCCCAATTTCACAGGGCAAAAGGATTGCTTGTTCTGAAAATAAAAGAGTTTAAAATGTCAAAAAAAGCACAATATGAATAA